Proteins co-encoded in one Holophagales bacterium genomic window:
- the recO gene encoding DNA repair protein RecO, with protein MALLSTTAFILRVDALSEKDVALTLLTRDGGVVRAALRGARRRFRRGALIELLTEVSVTLFQKEGSDLARADGLELVRSAFGLASRAETAMLLPYLAESLSTFLPEAEEAPEAYRLVRHVLDALEEGAPADLAARYFEAWLLRLSGVLPGGTECAGCGRDLSTGGARFDPELPGLVGNECAPPGAVPVAGAALRLLADVRRSRLDELARRNAGDTASLRALEELLREVRRRFLGHELKSHRFLETLAGGS; from the coding sequence GTGGCTCTTCTCTCCACGACGGCCTTCATTCTCAGGGTCGATGCCCTCTCCGAAAAGGACGTCGCGCTGACGCTCCTGACGCGCGACGGGGGCGTCGTCCGTGCCGCCCTGCGCGGGGCGCGGCGACGGTTCCGGCGCGGGGCGCTCATCGAGCTCCTGACGGAGGTCTCGGTGACGCTCTTCCAGAAAGAGGGGAGCGACCTGGCGCGCGCCGACGGCCTGGAACTCGTGCGGAGCGCCTTCGGCCTGGCGTCACGCGCGGAAACGGCGATGCTCCTTCCCTACCTCGCCGAGAGCCTCTCGACGTTCCTCCCCGAGGCGGAGGAGGCGCCCGAGGCGTACCGGCTCGTCCGCCACGTCCTCGACGCCCTCGAGGAGGGAGCGCCGGCCGACCTCGCAGCGCGCTACTTCGAAGCCTGGCTCCTCCGCCTCTCCGGCGTCCTCCCGGGCGGAACCGAGTGTGCCGGCTGCGGGCGGGACCTCTCGACGGGTGGAGCCCGATTCGACCCCGAGCTGCCAGGGCTCGTGGGGAACGAGTGCGCCCCCCCGGGCGCGGTGCCGGTCGCCGGGGCTGCCCTCCGGCTCCTGGCCGACGTGAGGCGATCCCGGCTCGACGAGCTCGCCCGGCGGAATGCGGGCGACACCGCATCCCTCCGGGCTCTGGAAGAGCTCCTCCGCGAGGTGCGCCGCCGCTTCCTGGGGCACGAGCTGAAGAGCCACCGTTTCCTCGAGACCCTCGCCGGCGGTTCGTGA
- the glyQ gene encoding glycine--tRNA ligase subunit alpha produces MDFQTLILKLSEYWASRGCLIEQPYDTEVGAGTMHPATFLRVLGPEPWRCAYVQPSRRPADGRYGENPFRLVKHYQFQVVIKPSPDDIQDLYVDSLRAIGIEPADHDLRFEEDNWESPTLGAWGVGWQVLLDGMEITQFTYFQQAGGIDLAPCTAEITYGLERLTMFLTRTRNVFDIEWAPGVKYGEVRKQDEYEVSKYGFEVADTALLTQLFEQYEGESRKCLAAGLVVPAYENALKCSHTFNLLDARGAVSATERVGVIKRVRDLAVGCAKGWVASREGLGHPLLPKEPPAPDAPVLEAEEA; encoded by the coding sequence ATGGACTTCCAGACGCTGATCCTGAAACTTTCCGAGTACTGGGCCTCCCGGGGCTGCCTCATCGAGCAGCCGTACGACACGGAGGTGGGCGCGGGGACGATGCACCCGGCCACGTTCCTCCGCGTTCTCGGGCCCGAGCCCTGGCGCTGCGCCTACGTCCAGCCCTCCAGGCGGCCCGCGGACGGACGCTACGGGGAGAACCCGTTTCGCCTCGTGAAGCACTACCAGTTCCAGGTCGTCATCAAGCCGTCGCCCGACGACATCCAGGACCTCTACGTCGACAGCCTGCGGGCGATCGGCATCGAGCCGGCCGACCACGACCTGCGCTTCGAGGAGGACAACTGGGAGTCGCCGACGCTCGGCGCGTGGGGCGTGGGCTGGCAGGTTCTCCTCGACGGGATGGAGATCACCCAGTTCACCTACTTCCAGCAGGCGGGCGGCATCGACCTCGCTCCCTGCACGGCCGAGATCACCTACGGTCTCGAGCGGCTGACGATGTTCCTCACGCGGACGCGGAACGTCTTCGACATCGAGTGGGCTCCCGGCGTGAAGTACGGCGAGGTCCGCAAGCAGGACGAGTACGAGGTCTCGAAGTACGGGTTCGAGGTGGCCGACACGGCGCTCCTGACGCAGCTCTTCGAGCAGTACGAGGGGGAGTCGCGGAAGTGCCTCGCGGCCGGGCTCGTCGTACCCGCCTACGAGAACGCCCTGAAGTGCTCGCACACGTTCAACCTCCTCGATGCCCGGGGCGCCGTCTCGGCAACCGAGCGCGTCGGCGTCATCAAGAGGGTTCGTGATCTCGCCGTGGGCTGCGCGAAGGGTTGGGTCGCGTCCCGGGAGGGCCTGGGCCACCCGCTCCTCCCGAAGGAACCGCCCGCACCGGACGCGCCCGTCCTCGAGGCCGAGGAGGCCTGA
- a CDS encoding glycine--tRNA ligase subunit beta, with protein MSELLLEILAEEIPAGVLSQARNDLLRGLAEALAAERIEGTFFTHSTSRRLVLFSLDLPEMQDDHEVEAVGPSIKVAFDADGKPTRAAEGFARGQGVSVEALRVVSTPKGEYVSVRKVVEGRLTSEILAEAIPAVVAKMSFPRMMRWGDGRQTWIRPVHSVICLLDGLVVPFSLFGVETGRTTFGHRTLAPGRLVVVGVDDYLAKLRAAFVETDYGIRRRTLVEKAQSLAAEVGCSAVDDASLLDTMAHLVEWPGLIRGSFDAAYLELPEEILVTAMREHQKVLPTRDGSGALAPHFFAVADHTGDPKGHIVRGNEWVLNARFADARFFWDDDGKVPLEERVPRLARLSFQEKLGDTLRKTERVEALAEHLAVGLGLPDLVPEATRAARLARADLVTDMVREFPDLQGVVGGLYARRDGESESVWQAVYDHYLPAGADDALPRDEVGRVVALADRLDTLAGFFALGLVPTGSRDPYALRRAALGVVRVLLEGGLRLDLPSAIAAARRLHDVAGATAEDVAASLHPFLLERLRFLLERRGFRHDEIESVLTTDCPDLTDAAERVAAVAAVRKQADFGPLAASFKRVQNILTQAGAPAGGELDPALMSDDSERQLASDFYQARGILDELIVARRYKEALAVMASLGPSLDRFFVGVMVLVDDEAVRANRLSLLAAMRDQFFRVARLSEIQA; from the coding sequence ATGTCTGAACTCCTTCTGGAAATCCTGGCCGAGGAGATTCCCGCGGGTGTCCTCTCCCAGGCGCGCAACGACCTCCTCCGCGGTCTCGCGGAGGCTCTCGCCGCCGAGCGGATCGAGGGAACCTTCTTCACTCATTCCACCAGCCGCCGGCTCGTCCTCTTCTCCCTCGACCTGCCCGAGATGCAGGACGACCACGAGGTGGAAGCCGTCGGACCGTCCATCAAGGTCGCTTTCGACGCCGACGGGAAGCCGACGCGGGCCGCCGAGGGTTTCGCCCGCGGGCAGGGCGTCTCCGTCGAGGCGCTTCGGGTCGTCTCCACTCCGAAGGGCGAGTACGTCTCCGTCCGCAAGGTCGTCGAGGGACGCCTCACGTCCGAGATCCTCGCCGAGGCGATCCCGGCCGTCGTCGCGAAGATGTCGTTCCCCCGCATGATGCGCTGGGGGGACGGCCGGCAGACCTGGATCCGCCCGGTGCACTCCGTCATCTGCCTCCTCGACGGCCTCGTCGTGCCGTTCTCGCTCTTCGGGGTGGAGACGGGCCGGACGACCTTCGGGCACCGGACCCTCGCACCGGGGCGGCTCGTCGTCGTCGGCGTCGACGACTACCTCGCGAAGCTGAGGGCGGCGTTCGTCGAGACCGACTACGGCATCCGGCGCCGGACCCTCGTGGAGAAGGCCCAGTCGCTCGCCGCCGAGGTGGGCTGCTCCGCCGTGGACGACGCGTCCCTCCTCGACACCATGGCGCACCTCGTCGAGTGGCCGGGCCTGATCCGCGGCTCGTTCGACGCGGCGTACCTCGAGCTCCCGGAGGAGATCCTCGTCACGGCCATGCGCGAGCACCAGAAGGTCCTGCCGACCCGCGACGGGTCGGGAGCGCTCGCGCCGCACTTCTTCGCCGTCGCCGACCACACGGGCGACCCGAAGGGGCACATCGTCCGTGGCAACGAGTGGGTCCTCAACGCCCGCTTCGCCGACGCCCGCTTCTTCTGGGACGACGACGGGAAGGTCCCGCTCGAGGAACGGGTCCCGCGCCTCGCACGCCTCTCCTTCCAGGAAAAGCTCGGCGACACGCTCCGGAAGACGGAGCGGGTCGAGGCGCTCGCCGAGCACCTCGCGGTCGGTCTCGGCCTCCCGGACCTGGTCCCCGAGGCGACGCGCGCGGCGCGCCTCGCCCGCGCCGACCTCGTCACCGACATGGTCCGGGAGTTCCCGGACCTGCAGGGGGTCGTGGGCGGCCTCTACGCGCGGCGCGATGGCGAAAGCGAGAGCGTCTGGCAGGCCGTCTACGACCACTACCTGCCGGCGGGTGCCGACGATGCCCTGCCGCGCGACGAGGTGGGGCGCGTCGTCGCCCTGGCCGACCGGCTCGACACCCTCGCGGGCTTCTTCGCGCTCGGCCTCGTCCCGACCGGGTCGCGGGACCCGTACGCCCTCCGCCGCGCCGCGCTCGGGGTCGTGAGGGTCCTTCTCGAGGGAGGGCTCCGGCTCGACCTCCCGTCCGCGATCGCCGCGGCCCGCAGGCTTCACGACGTGGCCGGGGCGACGGCCGAGGACGTGGCGGCGTCCCTCCACCCGTTCCTCCTCGAGAGGCTCCGCTTCCTCCTCGAGCGCCGGGGCTTCAGGCACGACGAGATCGAATCGGTCCTCACGACCGACTGTCCCGACCTCACCGACGCCGCCGAGCGGGTCGCCGCCGTGGCCGCCGTCCGGAAGCAGGCCGACTTCGGCCCGCTCGCGGCCTCCTTCAAGAGGGTCCAGAACATCCTGACGCAGGCGGGAGCGCCCGCCGGGGGCGAGCTCGACCCCGCACTCATGTCCGACGATTCCGAGCGCCAGCTCGCGAGCGACTTCTACCAGGCCCGGGGGATCCTCGACGAGCTCATCGTGGCCCGGCGCTACAAGGAGGCCCTCGCCGTCATGGCCTCCCTCGGCCCGAGCCTCGACCGCTTCTTCGTCGGCGTCATGGTCCTCGTCGACGACGAGGCGGTCCGTGCGAACCGCCTCTCGCTCCTCGCGGCGATGCGGGACCAGTTCTTCCGGGTGGCGCGCCTGAGCGAGATCCAGGCGTAG